A single window of Raphanus sativus cultivar WK10039 unplaced genomic scaffold, ASM80110v3 Scaffold0528, whole genome shotgun sequence DNA harbors:
- the LOC108847881 gene encoding U3 snoRNP-associated protein-like YAO, with amino-acid sequence MKYPKGGGFKRGGKKGSNDSDPFFEQETKKRRKVSYDDEDIESIDSDAEENGFNGEDRKEADVAEEEDEFADETAGEKRKRLAEAYLLRTREAQRKQREERDDDEDDEDDEDYDGDIVKTLMKKQQEDSGRVRRAIASSVQEPLSSDEFSIIVKHRKSVVSVALSDDDTRGFSASKDGTIVHWDVSSGKTDKYKWPSDEVLKSHGMKVREPRSKKHSRESLALAVSSDGRYLATGGVDRHVHIWDVRTREHVQAFPGHRNTVSCLCFRHGTAELYSGSFDRSVKAWNVEDKAFVQDSFGHQDEILAIDALRKERALTVGRDRTMLLHKMPEASRTIYRAPASSLESCCFISDTEYLSGSDNGTVALWGMLKKKPVFLLKNAHSVIADGIATNENGDHDNVEYNNSSTSSWVSSVAVCRGSDLAASGAGNGFVHLMAVEPSAIRPLFKLPLTGFVNSMAFAKSGKFLVAGVGQETRFGRWGCIKSAQNGVAIHPLRLS; translated from the exons ATGAAGTACCCGAAAGGTGGAGGCTTTAAGAGAGGCGGCAAGAAGGGTTCGAACGATTCGGATCCCTTCTTCGAGCAGGAGACCAAGAAACGTAGGAAAGTCAGTTACGACGACGAAGACATCGAGTCTATCGACTCCGACGCCGAAGAGAACGGCTTTAACGGCGAAGATAGGAAAGAAGCTGATGTAGCTGAGGAGGAGGATGAGTTTGCAGATGAGACGGCTGGTGAGAAGCGGAAGAGGTTAGCTGAGGCGTATCTGCTGCGAACGAGGGAAGCTCAGAGGAAGCAGCGTGAAGAACGTGATGATGACGAAGACGATGAGGATGATGAGGATTATGATGGTGATATTGTCAAGACTTTGATGAAGAAGCAGCAGGAGGATAGTGGTAGGGTTCGAAGAGCTATTGCATCCAG TGTTCAGGAGCCACTGAGTAGTGATGAGTTTAGTATTATTGTCAAGCACCGAAAATCTGTTGTATCTGTTGCTCTCTCTGATGACGACACTAGAGGGTTCTCAGCTTCCAAAGACGGTACTATTGTCCACTGGGATGTATCTTCTGGTAAAACTGACAAATACAAATGGCCTAGTGATGAAGTTCTGAAGTCTCATGGGATGAAAGTGAGGGAGCCTAGGAGTAAAAAACACAGCAGAGAGTCTCTTGCTTTAGCTGTTAGTTCTGATGGTCGTTACTTGGCGACTGGTGGAGTTGATAGACATGTTCATATATGGGACGTTCGTACCAGAGAACATGTTCAG GCCTTTCCAGGTCACAGGAACACTGTTTCTTGCTTATGTTTCAGACACGGGACTGCAGAACTCTACTCTGGTTCTTTTGATCGAAGTGTCAAGGCCTGGAATGTAGAAGATAAAGCTTTTGTGCAAGACAGTTTTGGACACCAGGATGAGATCCTAGCCATTGATGCGCTAAGGAAGGAGCGTGCACTTACTGTTGGAAGAGATAGAACCATGCTATTACACAAG ATGCCTGAGGCAAGCCGTACGATATACCGTGCACCTGCATCTTCTCTTGAGAGCTGCTGTTTCATCAGTGATACTGAGTACCTGTCTGGTTCGGACAACGGAACTGTTGCACTTTGGGGAATGCTAAAAAAGAAACCGGTGTTTCTCCTCAAGAATGCACATTCCGTTATTGCTGATGGAATCGCCACTAATG aAAATGGTGATCATGATAATGTGGAGTATAATAACTCTTCCACGAGTTCTTGGGTCAGTTCAGTTGCTGTTTGCAGAGGTAGTGACCTTGCTGCATCTGGAGCTGGTAATGGTTTTGTGCATTTGATGGCTGTTGAACCAAGTGCCATTCGACCTTTATTCAAGCTTCCACTG ACTGGATTTGTGAACTCCATGGCTTTTGCGAAATCCGGTAAATTTCTGGTTGCTGGTGTTGGACAG GAAACGAGATTTGGAAGATGGGGATGCATAAAGTCTGCGCAAAATGGTGTGGCAATACATCCCTTAAGGCTGTCATAA
- the LOC108844854 gene encoding meiosis-specific protein ASY2-like — MTVDMVGSDSDLETVRGSDGSAEAAHREAMMDTENMSRNERVLVSEAMVASRGDDDGHDPITESMVVEGQDWPNVEPTWSTFKSVSRLLWKRKAFGVTFIIPREDQRPWSPPKGYQCVYESYFKGDTKLWFPIPRLVTAYTMRRGAALSQFLNGAWRLAVALVVIGAEAGVALNVRAFEELVSVKIHQGLISLKIRPNYNVVTGYPTKTNNWQRSYFYVKSDRAAFEEPLKTGYRVLWNNEIVPHSNSEQYEEEFLESARVVASRKQDHWDNFSFSRIRESAGRIRQQVWRSNTIPIITKRSKRINLFNKDEQREINRARAMRELPDLSLIVENQLGFMEPDQAANTDSPDLGDPNVTELDVETRLAGKKSSKKKRQELAASEERQPEETSAGGDTEPEKKRARKDPVEARASSVEEGELRALEPSGGSHDGGVPDLSLGGDRAEGAQEASSKAKKKKKSKKSKKKDAGGSSEQEVATDAEQGTSEVPTAVTSAEETAAREDAGEPNKPPLRAPQEKKDAPKKVQGFCPDKVDFIYKRDTPLFAATRNALASSDRFEGSQGDWNVVVGKYDKALKEAYATIDSQRRNGKEATRALEDMLRKKDEAVIREELFQKEAAMNKELKRARELVKKLEGEKAKLAGDKETLEKKMAAADSAHSKEMDRLRDSRRYEVTHERIRVMAAMHGKCAVRFKRIQDRETRRDKFEDARCMLGQARGMRRCLEGMKATGKNIPQEDIDTYAGLEKHYDAEMKRLDVGELPEKDLSLSPLVLESRFVIQKILDRVDKYGSNRDLLDSEAAKALRTPLREQGDRSEGPSKSLLETIQSHTFQRFPIS, encoded by the exons ATGACTGTGGATATGGTTGGGTCCGACAGCGATCTAGAGACAGTCCGCGGATCCGACGGTAGCGCGGAGGCAGCTCATCGcgaggcgatgatggatacGGAGAACATGAGTAGGAATGAGCGAGTGCTCGTCTCGGAGGCGATGGTCGCATCTCGTGGAGATGACGATGGCCATGACCCGATTACCGAGTCGATG GTAGTGGAAGGGCAGGATTGGCCAAACGTCGAGCCAACCTGGTCCACCTTTAAGTCGGTATCGAGGCTTCTGTGGAAGCGTAAGGCATTCGGTGTCACATTCATTATCCCCAGGGAGGACCAGAGGCCTTGGTCTCCTCCGAAGGGATACCAGTGCGTGTACGAGTCGTATTTCAAAGGTGATACGAAGCTGTGGTTCCCGATTCCTCGGCTCGTTACCGCCTATACGATGCGCCGAGGAGCCGCACTTAGTCAGTTCCTGAACGGAGCTTGGCGACTAGCGGTCGCGCTGGTGGTTATCGGGGCGGAGGCCGGCGTTGCTCTCAACGTTCGAGCATTCGAGGAGTTGGTCTCGGTGAAGATACATCAAGGCCTGATCTCGTTGAAAATACGTCCTAATTACAACGTGGTGACGGGCTACCCCACCAAGACGAACAACTGGCAGCGATCGTATTTTTACGTCAAGTCCGATCGGGCGGCATTCGAGGAGCCGTTGAAGACTGGCTACCGTGTTCTATGGAACAATGAGATTG TTCCTCATTCGAATTCCGAGCAATACGAGGAAGAGTTTTTGGAGAGTGCTCGGGTGGTTGCGTCTCGGAAACAAGATCATTGGGACAACTTTTCCTTCAGTAGGATCCGTGAGTCGGCTGGTCGGATTAGACAAC AGGTTTGGCGTTCGAACACGATTCCTATCATCACTAAGAGGTCGAAGAGGATTAACTTGTTCAACAAGGACGAACAAAGGGAGATAAACCGAGCAAGAGCCATGAGGGAGTTGCCGGATTTGAGCTTGATCGTCGAGAATCAGCTAGGGTTCATGGAGCCGGATCAAGCTGCAAACACGGATTCTCCCGATCTGGGGGACCCAAACGTGACCGAGTTAGATGTCGAGACTCGGCTCGCGGGGAAGAAgagcagcaagaagaagagaCAGGAGCTCGCAGCTTCCGAGGAGAGGCAGCCTGAGGAGACTTCTGCAGGCGGAGATACCGAGCCGGAGAAGAAACGGGCGCGAAAGGATCCCGTCGAGGCTCGAGCTTCCTCTGTGGAGGAAGGAGAACTCCGAGCCTTGGAGCCGAGTGGCGGTTCCCACGATGGTGGTGTCCCGGATCTTTCTCTTGGTGGCGATCGAGCAGAAGGAGCCCAAGAGGCTTCTTCGAAggcaaagaaaaagaagaagtcgaagaagagcaagaagaaggaCGCCGGCGGGTCCTCGGAGCAGGAGGTGGCGACAGATGCTGAGCAAGGAACTTCAGAAGTTCCGACTGCTGTTACTTCTGCTGAAGAGACAGCAGCGCGCGAAGATGCGGGGGAACCGAACAAGCCTCCCCTGAGAGCTCCGCAGGAGAAAAAGGATGCGCCGAAGAAAGTCCAGGGATTCTGCCCGGATAAAGTTGATTTCATCTACAAGCGCGATACCCCCTTGTTTGCAGCAACAAGGAATGCGCTCGCTTCGTCCGACAGGTTCGAGGGA AGCCAAGGAGACTGGAACGTAGTCGTCGGTAAGTACGACAAGGCGCTGAAGGAAGCCTACGCCACGATCGATAGCCAGAGGCGCAACGGCAAGGAAGCGACCCGTGCCTTGGAAGACATGCTGCGCAAAAAGGATGAGGCGGTTATTCGGGAGGAACTCTTCCAGAAAGAGGCTGCCATGAACAAAGAGCTGAAGAGAGCTCGGGAACTGGTCAAGAAACTGGAGGGGGAGAAGGCCAAACTAGCAGGCGACAAGGAGACCCTTGAGAAGAAGATGGCTGCTGCCGACTCGGCGCACTCCAAGGAGATGGACCGTCTAAGGGATTCGCGTCGTTACGAGGTTACTCATGAGCGAATCCGGGTAATGGCGGCGATGCATGGGAAGTGCGCCGTTCGTTTCAAGAGGATCCAGGATCGGGAGACTCGTCGCGATAAATTTGAAGACGCGCGGTGCATGCTCGGTCAGGCTCGAGGGATGAGGCGTTGTCTCGAAGGGATGAAGGCAACAGGTAAGAACATCCCTCAGGAGGACATCGATACCTACGCCGGGCTAGAGAAGCATTACGACGCTGAGATGAAGCGTTTGGACGTAGGCGAGCTTCCAGAGAAGGACCTCTCTCTGTCTCCTCTTGTGCTCGAGTCGCGGTTCGTCATCCAAAAGATTTTGGATAGAGTCGACAAGTACGGATCGAACAGGGATTTGCTCGATTCTGAAGCCGCCAAGGCTCTTCGCACTCCTCTCAGGGAGCAAGGGGATCGATCCGAGGGACCATCAAAGAGTCTTCTTGAAACCATCCAGTCTCACACTTTCCAGCGTTTTCCAATATCTTAA